Proteins found in one Acinetobacter sp. XH1741 genomic segment:
- the surE gene encoding 5'/3'-nucleotidase SurE: MMKKSLLGGLILSLCTTQAFALNILLVNDDGLTSNIKALYDELKANGHNVLVSVPCSPQSGRGGAIVMYSSTTINADNDKQITAENGCHNGAAPIGAPAAGTFTKAGYTNGDWNYTHGTPVMATVYGLDVVAQKHWGKAPDLVLSGPNEGQNVGKVVVHSGTIGNVQFSAGRGIPSIALSADTNTVDDKTLNNPNSAIVAKQTVVLLKELQAKAGKGQLLPKGITLNVNFPKNLTTSTPFAFSKIGTYDLYKLKFQVTKDSKGNNQFGLGIDAAPSAPTAAQMSDESAVMQSKIAVTAMQVAYDQRPAGQEWLKIRLKSLFNK; encoded by the coding sequence GTGATGAAAAAAAGTTTATTGGGCGGCCTTATTCTGTCTTTGTGTACGACTCAAGCTTTTGCATTAAATATTTTATTGGTTAATGATGACGGTCTAACAAGCAATATCAAAGCACTCTATGATGAATTAAAAGCAAATGGTCATAACGTGCTTGTGTCTGTACCGTGTTCACCACAAAGTGGTCGTGGTGGTGCAATTGTCATGTACAGCTCAACGACGATTAACGCGGATAATGATAAGCAAATTACGGCTGAAAACGGTTGTCACAATGGTGCAGCACCGATTGGCGCACCTGCGGCTGGAACCTTTACCAAAGCGGGCTATACCAATGGCGACTGGAATTACACGCATGGTACGCCAGTCATGGCAACCGTTTATGGACTAGACGTGGTTGCACAAAAGCATTGGGGTAAAGCGCCAGACTTAGTTTTATCTGGCCCAAATGAAGGCCAAAATGTCGGAAAAGTCGTTGTACACTCTGGCACCATTGGCAATGTACAGTTTTCGGCAGGACGCGGGATTCCGTCTATTGCCTTAAGCGCCGATACCAACACGGTAGATGACAAAACTTTAAACAACCCTAACTCTGCAATTGTGGCAAAGCAAACTGTAGTGTTATTAAAAGAATTACAAGCTAAGGCAGGTAAGGGCCAGTTGTTGCCAAAAGGCATTACGCTAAATGTGAATTTCCCTAAAAATTTAACAACCAGCACGCCGTTTGCATTTTCAAAAATTGGGACTTACGACTTATATAAATTGAAGTTCCAAGTGACCAAAGATAGTAAAGGCAACAATCAATTTGGCCTTGGAATAGACGCGGCACCATCAGCACCAACTGCCGCTCAAATGTCAGATGAAAGTGCCGTAATGCAAAGTAAAATTGCTGTGACTGCAATGCAAGTGGCTTATGACCAACGACCAGCAGGTCAAGAATGGCTTAAAATCCGTTTAAAAAGCTTATTTAACAAGTAA
- a CDS encoding TolC family protein — protein MKGMKQLNTRFLTLRHALYLGVLIVSNTHAMTLDEALSASLRHESQLEVSRLSVNQSTAMLEQAKQRDGLKVNLVGQLDYERIDTPPKVMFPTEGNRKGRSLQLQADYPIYTSGRHRLGVDIAESQLSAQHQGLSDQRSETILNTVMVYTDVLKKKAILELRQKTMANLQRSLYESKRRFDVGMITRADLAQVLAQVAQGQADITQAQSNLTVSEAQFYQVTGTTPDNLTAIKQLPAIPSGLDEILAQTKNHPALMRAKYEMQAAEKQYALTKRELWPTVMLTSRAGKQDEASYIGSESNNYMVGVQLNVPLYDDGLNRANVKKAQVDIDLAHQKIRSLELDLNKRTRTTYAQLQTIRQNKDALANAIEAASIAFVYTRKEFDVGTKTTFDLLNTEQKLLDAQTQKTVNEQDEVVFVYQLLDQMGRLNSLVPMQTAQQVNNE, from the coding sequence ATGAAAGGGATGAAGCAACTTAACACTCGTTTTTTAACACTTCGACACGCCTTGTATTTAGGCGTGTTGATTGTGTCGAATACACATGCCATGACTTTAGACGAGGCTTTATCTGCCAGTTTAAGACATGAAAGCCAGCTTGAAGTCAGCCGTTTAAGCGTAAACCAGTCTACCGCGATGCTTGAACAAGCTAAACAGCGCGACGGACTCAAAGTCAATTTGGTGGGGCAACTTGACTATGAAAGAATAGATACGCCGCCAAAAGTCATGTTTCCAACCGAAGGAAACCGTAAAGGACGAAGTTTGCAATTGCAGGCGGATTATCCAATTTACACCTCTGGACGGCATCGTTTGGGTGTAGATATTGCTGAAAGTCAGCTTTCTGCCCAACACCAAGGTTTGTCAGATCAAAGATCGGAAACCATTTTAAATACCGTGATGGTCTATACCGACGTATTAAAAAAGAAAGCCATTTTAGAACTTAGACAAAAGACCATGGCGAACCTACAACGGTCTTTATATGAGTCAAAGCGCCGTTTTGATGTAGGGATGATTACCCGTGCAGACTTGGCTCAGGTGTTGGCGCAAGTCGCCCAAGGTCAAGCAGATATTACACAGGCTCAATCTAACTTGACCGTAAGCGAAGCACAGTTTTATCAAGTGACAGGTACAACACCTGACAACCTGACTGCCATTAAACAACTACCTGCTATACCAAGTGGGTTAGATGAAATTTTGGCGCAAACCAAGAATCATCCAGCTTTAATGCGTGCCAAATACGAAATGCAAGCAGCCGAGAAACAATACGCTTTAACTAAACGGGAACTGTGGCCAACGGTCATGCTCACCAGCCGTGCCGGAAAGCAAGATGAAGCGAGTTATATTGGTTCTGAAAGTAATAACTATATGGTTGGGGTGCAGCTCAATGTACCGCTCTATGACGATGGCTTAAATCGCGCCAATGTTAAAAAAGCGCAGGTCGATATCGATTTGGCTCACCAGAAAATACGAAGTCTTGAACTAGATTTAAATAAACGTACTCGTACTACTTACGCGCAGCTTCAAACCATCCGTCAAAATAAAGACGCACTGGCAAATGCCATAGAGGCAGCGTCTATTGCCTTTGTTTATACACGTAAAGAGTTTGACGTGGGCACCAAAACCACCTTTGACTTGCTCAATACCGAGCAGAAGCTACTTGATGCCCAAACTCAGAAAACCGTAAATGAACAAGACGAAGTAGTGTTTGTTTATCAGCTCCTCGACCAAATGGGGCGCTTAAATAGTTTGGTTCCTATGCAGACCGCACAACAGGTGAATAATGAATAA
- a CDS encoding GH3 auxin-responsive promoter family protein has protein sequence MKSNEWLTLGSHLILKKWCDSSDRNFQKQFNALETTQHQILHSILQTSTFAKDKKVQNYEQFVKSFPATRYGAWREDIQRYREQKLSLSSSKLVRFQPTSGSSEQIKFIPYTKLFLDELDHAIAPWMASLYRKCPQLSSGTHYWSVSWLPESQREVLKDKNLNDDSALLGIGKRILSKFTQAVPSNVAFAANADDALFATICYLVANRNLAMISVWSPTFALQLLERLESLQKDVIEVLNSGKWGNREASLKEVTAPHSPESAQALIASSNGAQIDFKKLWPKLSLVSSWDTAGSKAWAEKLKEKLPSVQFEGKGLWATEGVVTIPYNDQYPLAYQSHFYEFEYLEGEQQGQIIPSWQLKQGDVVSPLITSGNGLLRYCLDDCLKVTGFLEQIPCFEFQGRRFGVDLVGEKLAPETAQQLLSQLNETESKAISLLAIDTQQQVKPFYCVLFEGEIHHSINNEYIDSILRQNFHYELARNLGQLDQPQIRQANNGWNAYKQLVMFDGIIEGNIKPEPLKKVTLNSLEQL, from the coding sequence ATGAAATCTAATGAATGGCTAACGCTTGGCTCGCATCTTATTTTAAAAAAATGGTGTGATTCATCTGACCGTAATTTCCAAAAACAGTTTAATGCCTTAGAGACCACACAACATCAAATTTTGCATTCGATATTACAGACCTCGACTTTTGCCAAAGATAAAAAAGTTCAAAACTATGAGCAGTTTGTAAAATCATTTCCTGCGACACGTTACGGCGCATGGCGAGAAGACATTCAGCGTTACCGTGAACAAAAGCTTTCACTTTCTAGCAGTAAACTGGTTCGTTTCCAGCCGACCAGTGGTTCGAGTGAACAAATTAAGTTTATTCCATACACCAAGTTGTTTTTAGATGAACTTGACCATGCCATTGCGCCGTGGATGGCAAGTTTATACCGTAAATGCCCACAGCTTAGCTCGGGTACACATTACTGGTCGGTGTCATGGTTGCCTGAAAGTCAACGTGAAGTTTTAAAAGACAAAAACTTAAATGATGATAGTGCGCTACTTGGTATAGGTAAACGCATACTGTCTAAGTTTACTCAAGCGGTTCCAAGTAACGTTGCCTTTGCAGCCAATGCCGATGACGCACTGTTTGCCACTATTTGTTATTTGGTCGCAAACCGTAACTTAGCCATGATTTCGGTATGGAGTCCGACTTTTGCGCTGCAATTACTTGAGCGTTTGGAGTCATTGCAAAAAGACGTCATTGAAGTGCTTAACAGTGGCAAATGGGGTAATCGTGAGGCTTCATTAAAAGAAGTCACTGCACCGCATAGCCCTGAAAGTGCTCAAGCCTTAATTGCAAGTTCAAACGGCGCACAGATCGACTTTAAAAAGCTCTGGCCAAAGTTAAGTTTAGTGTCGAGTTGGGATACCGCAGGTTCAAAAGCTTGGGCCGAAAAATTAAAAGAGAAATTGCCCAGTGTTCAGTTTGAAGGCAAAGGATTATGGGCGACCGAAGGTGTTGTGACCATTCCTTATAATGACCAATACCCATTGGCCTACCAAAGCCACTTCTATGAATTTGAATACTTAGAGGGTGAGCAACAAGGTCAAATCATTCCTTCATGGCAGCTTAAACAAGGTGACGTGGTCAGCCCACTCATTACTTCGGGTAATGGCTTACTGCGTTACTGTCTAGATGACTGCTTAAAAGTGACTGGTTTTTTAGAGCAAATTCCGTGTTTTGAGTTTCAAGGCCGCCGTTTTGGTGTAGATCTGGTCGGTGAAAAACTTGCACCTGAAACCGCTCAACAGTTGTTGTCTCAGTTAAATGAAACGGAATCAAAAGCAATTTCTTTACTGGCGATTGATACCCAACAACAGGTTAAACCATTTTATTGCGTGCTTTTTGAGGGCGAAATTCATCACAGCATTAACAATGAATATATCGACAGTATTTTGCGTCAAAACTTCCACTACGAACTTGCTCGCAACTTAGGGCAGCTTGACCAGCCTCAAATTCGCCAAGCCAATAATGGCTGGAATGCCTATAAGCAACTGGTCATGTTTGATGGCATTATCGAAGGAAATATCAAACCTGAGCCACTTAAGAAAGTCACCCTCAATAGTTTGGAACAACTATGA